Within the Gloeobacter kilaueensis JS1 genome, the region CTCCGACTGGATCACCGTCGCACGGGGAATAATCACCAGCTCCACCGCCCGGCGCAGATCCTCGGCGCTCACGCGGGTGCGGCCATCGAGGGCGCAGTGGACGCGGGCGGCCCGCTCAGCAAAGATTTCGGCCCGATGGCCTTCGACCGCACCGCGCAGGGCTTCTTCGACCAGGTAGGCAACCTGCTCCGGCTCGATCGTCACCTCCGGCAACCGCTCGCGGGCAAGGACAATCTGGGTCTGCAGTTCGTCCAGTTCGGCCCGGTAGTGCGCCAAAAAATCCGCTGGATCGCGGGCGTACTGCTGGGCGGACTGGACCACCGCCAGCCGCTCCTCCAGACTGAGTTGCGCCTCCGCACTCAAACAAATGGCGATCCGATCGAGCAGGTGCTCGCGCAGTTCGCCCTCCTCAGGATTGTAGGTAGCAAGCAGCACCGGGCGGCTGGTGTGCTCGAAGCTCAGTCCCTCGCGCTCGATGCGGTTGATCCCCTCGCTCAAGGTTGTGAGGAGCAAATTGGCGATCTGGCTGTCGAGCAGGTTGATCTCGTCGATATAAAGAATGCCCCGGTTCGCCTCGGCCAGTAGCCCCGGCTGGAAGACCGCCTCGCCCTGAGTGAGGGACTTTTCGAGATCGACGGTGCCCAGTACCCGGTCTTCGGTCGCCCCGAGCGGCACCTGTACGAAGGGCACTGGCCGCATCCGGCGCTCGGGAAGGTGACTTGTATAGAGGCGGCGGCACTGGTCGCACCAGCGGTCGGGATCTTCTGGGTCGTCGTTGGCTGGACAACCGGCAATCACCTCGATGGGCGGCAACAGGGCGTGAATGCCGCGCGCCATCACCGATTTGGCGGTGCCGCGCCTGCCGCCGATGGCGACGCCGCCCAGGTGCGGGTCGGTCACAGCGAGCAGCAGCGCCAGTTTGATCGCCTCCTGGGCGACGACAGCGGTGATCGGAAAGGGAGTGGGACCGTTCATGGACAGCTCAGACGCCTTTGAACGAGTGGGATGAGCGGGGCATTCGCCTCCGGAAAGGCGTAATCGCCCAGTTGCTCCGGCAAGACCCAGGCAACGGCGTCGCAGGCGAGTGCCTGGGCCTCGTCGCTTTCACTCTCGCACAAAAAAACCTGCAGGCGGACGCTGAAGGTAGCGTAGGCGTGATCGAGGGTCGCCAGATGTTCGATGACCCGCACCGCAAGGCCCACCTCCTCCGCCACTTCCCGCCGCACGCACGCCGCCGCACTCTCGCCGGGGGCAAGCTTGCCCCCTGGAAATTCCCACAGCCCACCCATCACTCCACCGGGGCGACGGCGGTCGATAAGCACCCTGCCGCCAAAGCAGACGACGGCAATCGCAATCTCCTGAAGGGGCGCAGCGGCGCTCAAGGCGGAGATGGGGCGGCGGTGGAGGTGTCGCACTCTGAGGCTACCGGGCACAGGTAGCAGGCAGGCGGACCCAGCGCACCGACCACCGGCACCGGAATCGGTTCGCGGCAGGTGACACAGTAGTCCATTTCAAACTTTGCGTGACTCAACTCGGCAAAAGCAAAACCATCTTCTTCGATGTAGTAACGAAAAAAATGACCGCTCGACAGCAGCTTTTCGATGAAGTCGTTGAAGGCTTCTGAGTAGTTGCCCCGACCGTCGTATACCCGCCCGCAAAAAACAACGCTCTCGCCCTTTTCGCCCATCAGGCGGCGGCCCTTGTTGACATGGTGGGCAATGTAGTGTTTGATGTCGTAAAAATTTGCCATTTTGCCCTCCCAATAGCCCGCTGAGCGCGATCCCATCAAGGTTGGCCAATAAGCTTAACCCCTGGCCACTGCCAGGATCCGAGTTTTTCTAAAATTTTTTCTGAACAAAGAAATGTTCACAGATCATCGAGAATACGCAGAGAAACTTTGATGAGATAAAAGCGGCCCCTCATCAAAAACTCGATAAAGTTCTTTCTAAAGACGGAGGCCAGATTGGTGTAGCAGTGCCCATGTTCCAGTAGCGAAGGGAGCAGAAGGGTGAATGGAAGAAAAGCTTATAGAAGATCCTTTTTAGCTCAAAGGCGATCAATCCTGGAAGCGGGGCAAAAGTTCCCGCGCCTGCACTGCAGTGGGATCATTTGTGCCTTTATCCCGGCAGGGTTTGTCACTTGTCTGCGCTCGCCGCTGCGCTAGAAATACCAGGGTCTGATCATGGAATCGCTCAAAGGTTCTTCAGGACAAAAAAACCAGGCGGACAACCGCCGCAAAATTCTCGACGCTTCGCTGCAGCTGTTTGCCGAGCACGGCTACGGCGGCACACCCACCAGTCAGATTGCCCAGCAGGCGGGCATTTCTGAGGGAACGATCTTCCGGTACTTTCCCGGCAAAAAAGACATTCTGGCGGAGCTGGTGACCGCCGGCTGGGTGACGATCCTCACCGACTTGCTCAACGAGCTGAGCATGATGGCCGATTACACCGACGTCGAGTCGGTGCTGCGCAGCCGGATGCGCTCGCTTGAGAACAACACGAATTTGATGAAAGTTTGTTTTTACGAGGCCCAGCACTTTCCAGAACTGCGCGAACAGGTCTACAGCGACGTGATCGTGCGGGTTCTATCCGTAGCGGAGGCGTTCTTTCAGACGGCGATCGACCGGGGAGTGTACCGCAAGATGAATCCCAAGACCGTCGCCAAGATCTTTTTGGGGATGTTCATGGTCGCCGGCTTTGGACCCCAGACGATGGGCGGTGCTGCCGAGGGTCCGCAGGCTCTCGACGAGGACGAGATGGTGCGCGGCATCAGCGATATTTTTCTAAACGGTGTGCTCGCCGCCACCTAACCCACCCCGCCCCAGTCCCTGGAAGAAAGACCGGAGGCGAGCCGCCCGCTCAGCGTCCAGAGCCGTTCGCCGAGCAGGCAGAGCGTGGCGGCAATAAGGGGGCTCATCAGAAGCATCAGCGGAAAAGTAGAGGGAGTCTGGCCCGTCCAGTGGTAGATGCTCCAGTGGGTGAGCAGCCCGGCGGTCGGGGCATTGGTGAAGATCAAGCAGACCCCGGCGACGTAGGCGATCTGGCCCAGGGTGAGGGCGAGGATGAGCAGGCGCACAGCCGCCACCTCGCAGGTAAGGGAGCGGGGCCGGGCCGGTAGGCGCAGAGCGGTCGGGGTATTGCGGGAGGGCCGCAGTTGCACCGGCGGCTGGGGACGGCTCAGCCCAAAAGGATCGCTGTAGCCAAATAGCGAGCGCGATCCTGGACGGTAGACCTCCGGAGGAATCGGTACTTCAAGGTAGCCCCCCGGCGGCCAGGCCACCCAGAAAAGTCCCTCGCGGCGCGGCTGGGTCCAGCCGTGGCGTTCGCACCACAACTCGACGCGGCGTCCTTGCACCCGATCACTGTCTTTGTCGTTCATCGACCTCAAGGCAGGGCGGTAGTCCACACATTATAAATGTCCGCCCAGCCGGGAGCAGCAGGGGCTGAAACGAATCGCTACGATGGGATCGAGCCAGAAACAGAAGCGATGCAATTTATCGATCGAGCCGAAATTCAGGTAGAAGGCGGCAGAGGCGGCGACGGCATGGTAGCCTACCGGCGCGAGAAGTACGTCCCTGCCGGTGGCCCGGCGGGGGGCGACGGCGGCAGGGGCGGCGCGGTGGTGCTGGTGGCCACCGAGAATCTGCAGACGCTGCTCGATTTTAAGTACCGCCATTTATTCAAAGCCGACGATGGCGGCAAAGGCGGTCCAAAAAATAAAACCGGTGCCCAGGGAGCAGACCTCCAGATCGCCGTGCCCGCCGGGACAGTTGTGCAGGATCAGGACACCGGAACGATCCTGGGCGATCTGACCCGTGCAGACGAGCGGCTGGTGGTGGCGGTGGGCGGCAGAGGCGGCCACGGCAACACCCACTTTGCGAGCAACCAGAACCGCGCCCCAGATTTTGCCACCGAGGGACGGCTGGGCCAGCAGCGCACCCTGCTTCTAGAATTAAAGCTCCTGGCCGAAGTCGGGATCATCGGGCTGCCGAACGCCGGAAAATCGACGCTGATCTCGGTGCTCTCGGCGGCCAGGCCGCGCATCGCCGACTATCCGTTTACGACCCTGGTGCCCAATCTCGGCGTGGTGCGGCGGCCTACCGGCGACGGCGTCGTCTTCGCCGACATTCCGGGCCTCATCGAAGGAGCGCACCAGGGCGTTGGCCTTGGCCACGAATTTTTGCGCCACATCGAGCGTACGCGGGTGCTCATCCACCTGGTCGCCCTCGATCGGCCCGATCCGCTCGCCGACTACTGCACCGTCAGGGCTGAACTGGAGCGCTATGGCCGTGGGCTCACCGCCAAACCCCAGATCCTCGCCCTCAGCAAAGCCGACCTCTGCCCGCCCGATGCTGCCGGCGACTGGCAGTCCCGGCTCGCCGAGTTGACCCAGAGTCCGGTCATCGTTCTTTCGGCGGCAGCCCACGCCAACCTCGATCTGCTGCTCGGTCGGGTCTGGGGGCTGCTCGAAGTTCCCGCAACTGTCGCCACCTGATTTATGAAAACCCGTCGCCTGTTTGCTCTATCTGGTGCGCTCCTGCTGGGCAGCCTGACTGTCGGAGCCATCGATAAAGCCGAGGCCGCCGCCCGCGAGCGCTTCATCCGGATCATCGAGAAGCTGGAGAAGGCGCGCTTCTGCCAGAGTGGCCGCTGCCGCTACACCGACGTGCGCTTCGAGGTGCGGCCCACCGGTGTACCGGCCCAGCCCTTCAAGGGACTCATCCGCGCCGGTATCCTCCGCCCCTCCCAGGCGCTCGATCAGGCCCGCTACCAGTTCGTATTCAGCGGCGGGCGATGGCGGCTGGTAAGCGGCAGCGAGACGACCGACGTCAACGAGGCCACCTACAGCGGTGAGCACTACGAATTCAGCAGCGCCTACGGTCGTGCCCCTATCCAGGGCAGCCTCACTTCCCCCGGCAACGACCTGGAAACCGGCTACAAGCTGCTGTACCTGAAAATTCTCAATCGCGGCGAGGAGCGCTAAAGCCGTCGGCGTTTACCAGTAGCACCCGCCGGCTTATCGACTGGTTCGTTGAGCAGGATAGACCCGCTAGCGGGCAGCCACCTGGCGGGCTCTGAGGCGGCCATTGAGCAGCGTGATCCGCCAGGACCACTGCTGCATCTGACCGCGCTGCAGCGACTGCTGCAGGTCGTTTTGGAGGTCGCTTTTAAGCCGCCCGAGGGCGTCTTTGTGGTTAAAAAGTTCGCGCCAGCAGCGGTTGACCACCTCTTCGGTGCGCAGCAGATCGAGCGGACCGGCGCTCGCCACTTTCAAAAACAGTTCCGAGCGCAACTGTTCCAGCAGGCGCTCACGCCCATCACCGGCCCGTTTGGTCTGCACCAGGTTGAACGCCTGCACCGCCAGATCGTCGAGGAGCACATCCATCGGCTCCAGGCTTTCTTTGAGCCCGGTCGCCACCAGCAGACAGTGGCCACCGTAGCCGCTGATAAACTGCGCCAGCCCCAGCGTAAAAAGTGCATGGCCAAAAAGCGGTTGGGCTTCGGGAGTCTCCAGTTCAGAGTCGGCGAGAGTGACGACCTGCCTGGGCACCAGATAGGTCTGGCCACCCTCGACCAGGGCCAGTTGCAGTCGCTCGAAGGCAGGCAGGCGCTTCTCGGCGACCGAGAGTTTTGTCGGATAAATCAGTTCAACCGCTTCCACGATCAGGAACTTTGTCCAGAGAAACACCAAGTTAGCACGGTCCTTCTCAAGCCGGCCATCGACCGTAAAGAGCCGTCAAATCCGCCAGCCGCTCCCGCATCCAGGGCTCAATCGCCTCCAGGCTCAAGCAGCGCCAGGCCCAGTTTTTCTCGGCGGTGCCGGGCGTGTTCATCCGCGCCAGCTCATCGAGGCCCAGAATATCCTGTAGCGGAATGATCGCAACATGGCCCACCGATGCGAGGGCAGCCCGGATGAGTGCCCAGTGAATCTCCCAACCGGTGTTGAGGTTGAGATAGCGCTCGGTGGCTCGATGGACCCACTCGGGGGAGCTGTTGTACCAGCCGACGGTGGTGTTGTTGTCGTGGGTGCCCGTGTAGATGAGCGCGTTGCGCACGTGGTTGTGGGGCAGGTGCAGATTGTTGGCCACCCCGTCGAAGGCAAATTGCAGCACCTTCATGCCGCTCAGGCCGTAGTGATCTCTCAGGGCGTCCACTTCTGGAGCCTGGACGCCCAGATCCTCCGCCACCACCGGCAGGCTGCCCAATCTCGCCTCGATCGCATCAAAAAGCCTGTTGCCTGGGCCTTTGACCCACTGGCCACCGATCGCCGTTGTCTGAGTGGCCGGGACTTCCCAGTACGCCGCGAAGCCACGAAAATGATCGATCCGCACCAGATCGACCATATCGAGCATCCGCCGAAGACGCCGGGCCCACCAGATGTAGCCGTCTTTTTCCATCGCCTGCCAGTCGTAGATCGGGTTGCCCCACAGCTGGCCGGTGGCGCTGAAGTAATCGGGCGGCACCCCGGCCACCACCGTCGGATGGCCGTCCTCACCCAACTGAAACAGGTGCGGGTGGGCCCAGACATCGGCGCTGTCAGCTGAGACGTAGATGGGCAGATCCCCCAGGATGCTCACCCCCTTCGCGTTGGCGTAGCGCTTGAGGGCCGACCACTGCTCCTCGAAGAGGTACTGGGCAAATTTGTAATAGAACACCCGCTCCTGCAGTTCTTTTGAGTGCTCGTCGAGCACCGGCTCCTCCCGCCGGGCCAGCTCTGTGTCCCACCGCTGCCAGGGCAAATCGTCGTTTGCTTCTTTGAGGGCGGCAAACAGGGCGTAATCGTCGAGCCACCAGCCCTGCTGCTCACAAAAAGCGTCGAACAGTTTTTTGTCCGCTTCGTTATCGGCCAGAAAATTTTCGCACGCCGTCTCCAGAAGGCGCGTCTTGTAGGCCACCGCCTCCTCGAAGTTGACCTGCGGATGGTGCCATCCAGCGGTGGTCTTCAACTCGTCAGGGGCCAGATCGTCCGGGCTGAGTAACCTGCGCTCCACCAGCGCCTCCGGATCGACCAGTAGCGGGTTGCCCGCAAAGGCTGAGATCGACATGTAGGGGCTATTGCCAAAGCCGGTGGGCGTCAGGGGCAGGATCTGCCAGAAGCGCTGACCGGCGGCGGCCAACAGATCGATGAACCGCCTTGCTTCACTGCCGATACTGCCGATACCGAAGGGACCGGGCAGGCTGGTCGGGTGCAGCAGAATACCGCTAGACCTGGGAAGCTGCAAAAAAAACTCCTTTGCTTCTCTAAGAGTCTAAGCTGCCGGAGCCGCTTTGGCTGTAGCGGTCTCCTGGCTGGCGGCAAAGCGGGTGAGACTATCGAGCATCGCCGTCTGCCCCAGCGCCAGCGGCAACAGCGACACACCCGCCACCGTGCATTGAATCCAGCCATCGCCCCAGCGCCAGCGGATGTGACCATCGACGCCCTGCCAGAGCACCATCTCAAGGGAGTTGTCGTTTAACCGGGCGATCCGATGACCCAGCGGCACCGGCCCAAAGTACGAATAAAATTCGAGCCCCGCTTCCATCGCCTCCGGCAGCGAGGCAGGAAAGCTCTGCGTCCAGGCCCAGCGGCGGACCAGATCGAACTGTGTCAGGCAGCGCCTGATCGTGGCAGCCCCAGCGGCCACCTGCACGCGCACGGTCGATTGCTGAAACGATCCAAACATAGCTTCATTCTGGCATCGCTCCTCGGATCGTAGAATGGCCCGAGCACCCCACGCACCGATGAACCGGATTCTTCCTGCTCTGATTTTTTGCCTGCTACTGGTGGTGCCACAGGTGTTCGCCGCTTCTCCGCCCGAGATTATCGACCGACCGATTCCTTTTGGGCCTGAGCGGCGCGCCCTCACCCTCCAGTACATCCGGCAGCACTACGACCCAGAGGCAAGCGCGATCGCGATCGTGCCGCGCATGATCGTTGTTCACTGGACTGACGGTCCTACCCTCGCCTCCGCCCTCGCTACTTTTACCCCTGCCCGCCTCTCTGGCCGCACCGACATCCGCAAGGGCGGTCCTCTCAACGTCTCTTCACAGTTCGTCGTCGATCGCAACGGCACAATCTACCGGTTGATGAGCGAAACCCAGCTGGCGCGCCACGTCATCGGCCTCAACTGGCTCGCCATCGGCATCGAGAACGTGGGTGGTCCCCGATTGCCCCTCACGAGTGCCCAACTCGCTGCCAACGCCTGGCTGGTGCGGGATCTGGCCAGGCGCTTTTCGATCGAATATCTGATTGGCCACCTCGAGTACAGCCGCTTTCGAGGCAGTGCCCTCTGGCGGGAGCGCGTCCGGGGCTACTTTACCGGCAAAGACGATCCTGGCCCTGCGTTTATGGCCCGCCTGCGCGCCCGAGTCGCCGACCTCAAGCTCAAGGACCGGCCCTGAGTCCCAGCAGGATATAATACCGATCGAGTGCGGGTGTAGTTTAGTGGTAAAACCACAGTCTTCCAAACTGTCGTTGCGGGTTCGATTCCCGCCACCCGCTTCAAAGCTTTCAGGCTCCAGGAGCCACTTCCAGCAATTGATCCACTGAGATGAACCGTGGATCTTTGGGGGTATTTGTGGGCAATTGTGGGCCGTTTTTTGTTACCAGCTTGCTACCGGTAGCAGAGACTGCTCCGGTAGAATTTTGACCACAGAGTAGAGTTTGGTCCTTCCAGGAGCTGTCGGTGGACGAACAGATCGAGGAAGCGAACGCACGGCTGAAAGCGGTCGGCATCGCCGTGCGCGTTCACAAGAAAGGCGACTATCTCTACCTGCGGGCCATCCTGCCTGCCAAACCGGGCAGCAAAAAGCAGGAACCCCACTGGCAGTTCATCGCCGCGACTGCCTTCGCCCCCTGGGTACGGGCCAATAAAGTCGGCCTGCGCCGGGTGGAACGCGAGGCCCACACCGTTTACCAGGCTCTGTGCAACCAGAACTTTAACTGGGCGGAATACCTGAAATTCGAAGAAACAGAGCCGGAAGCGCCGCCGGTGGTCACCGCTGCTCAGTGGATCGAGCGCTTCAGAGAGGACTACTTCAAGGACAAGCGGGAGACCCTGCAGACGCTCTCCACCTGGCGCAACAACTACGATATGGTCTTCAGGCACCTCGATCAGGACGGTCCCCTCACGATCGAGGATATGAAGCGACTGGTGATGGGCACCAAAGCCGATAGTCGCTCCAGGAAGGGGTACTGTGAGGCACTGAACAGGCTTGCCCGCTTCTCAGGTATCGAAGTTGATCTCTCACCGCTCAAGGGCGACTACAGCCCCGAGAGCGTAGTGCCGCGCGACCTGCCCAGCGACGAGGCGATCTATTCCTGCTACGCGGACATCGAGCTGCCTCACTGGCGGTGGGTCTACGGGATGATCGCCACCTACGGCCTCAGACCGCACGAGGTGTTCCACCTTGAACTTGATGAGTTCATGGGAGGAGGCGAGATCGTTGAAGTAGGGCGGGACACCAAGACTGGCCAGCGCTACTGCTGGCCACTGTACCCTGAGTGGATCGATGATTTCGGACTGAGGGACATTCGACTACCGCCCATCAAACTGGACCGCGACAATCAGGCTCTCGGAGGTGCAATCAAACAGGCGTTCCGGCAGCAGTACGGCTTACCTTTCAAGCCATACGATCTGCGCCACTGTTGGGCAAGGCGCGCCTCGGAATTTCGGATCGAGGTGGCTTCGGCGGCATACATGATGGGTCACAGCGTCCAGGTACATATGAAAACCTACCACCGCTGGTTCGGCAGAGGACATTACCAGTTAGCCTATGAGGCTCTTACCCGGCATCCAGACCGGCCACAACCACCATCTAAACGGGAATAAAC harbors:
- the mutT gene encoding 8-oxo-dGTP diphosphatase MutT → MRHLHRRPISALSAAAPLQEIAIAVVCFGGRVLIDRRRPGGVMGGLWEFPGGKLAPGESAAACVRREVAEEVGLAVRVIEHLATLDHAYATFSVRLQVFLCESESDEAQALACDAVAWVLPEQLGDYAFPEANAPLIPLVQRRLSCP
- a CDS encoding TetR/AcrR family transcriptional regulator, with amino-acid sequence MESLKGSSGQKNQADNRRKILDASLQLFAEHGYGGTPTSQIAQQAGISEGTIFRYFPGKKDILAELVTAGWVTILTDLLNELSMMADYTDVESVLRSRMRSLENNTNLMKVCFYEAQHFPELREQVYSDVIVRVLSVAEAFFQTAIDRGVYRKMNPKTVAKIFLGMFMVAGFGPQTMGGAAEGPQALDEDEMVRGISDIFLNGVLAAT
- the obgE gene encoding GTPase ObgE, coding for MQFIDRAEIQVEGGRGGDGMVAYRREKYVPAGGPAGGDGGRGGAVVLVATENLQTLLDFKYRHLFKADDGGKGGPKNKTGAQGADLQIAVPAGTVVQDQDTGTILGDLTRADERLVVAVGGRGGHGNTHFASNQNRAPDFATEGRLGQQRTLLLELKLLAEVGIIGLPNAGKSTLISVLSAARPRIADYPFTTLVPNLGVVRRPTGDGVVFADIPGLIEGAHQGVGLGHEFLRHIERTRVLIHLVALDRPDPLADYCTVRAELERYGRGLTAKPQILALSKADLCPPDAAGDWQSRLAELTQSPVIVLSAAAHANLDLLLGRVWGLLEVPATVAT
- the malQ gene encoding 4-alpha-glucanotransferase; the protein is MQLPRSSGILLHPTSLPGPFGIGSIGSEARRFIDLLAAAGQRFWQILPLTPTGFGNSPYMSISAFAGNPLLVDPEALVERRLLSPDDLAPDELKTTAGWHHPQVNFEEAVAYKTRLLETACENFLADNEADKKLFDAFCEQQGWWLDDYALFAALKEANDDLPWQRWDTELARREEPVLDEHSKELQERVFYYKFAQYLFEEQWSALKRYANAKGVSILGDLPIYVSADSADVWAHPHLFQLGEDGHPTVVAGVPPDYFSATGQLWGNPIYDWQAMEKDGYIWWARRLRRMLDMVDLVRIDHFRGFAAYWEVPATQTTAIGGQWVKGPGNRLFDAIEARLGSLPVVAEDLGVQAPEVDALRDHYGLSGMKVLQFAFDGVANNLHLPHNHVRNALIYTGTHDNNTTVGWYNSSPEWVHRATERYLNLNTGWEIHWALIRAALASVGHVAIIPLQDILGLDELARMNTPGTAEKNWAWRCLSLEAIEPWMRERLADLTALYGRWPA
- a CDS encoding N-acetylmuramoyl-L-alanine amidase, with amino-acid sequence MARAPHAPMNRILPALIFCLLLVVPQVFAASPPEIIDRPIPFGPERRALTLQYIRQHYDPEASAIAIVPRMIVVHWTDGPTLASALATFTPARLSGRTDIRKGGPLNVSSQFVVDRNGTIYRLMSETQLARHVIGLNWLAIGIENVGGPRLPLTSAQLAANAWLVRDLARRFSIEYLIGHLEYSRFRGSALWRERVRGYFTGKDDPGPAFMARLRARVADLKLKDRP
- a CDS encoding phage integrase family protein is translated as MDEQIEEANARLKAVGIAVRVHKKGDYLYLRAILPAKPGSKKQEPHWQFIAATAFAPWVRANKVGLRRVEREAHTVYQALCNQNFNWAEYLKFEETEPEAPPVVTAAQWIERFREDYFKDKRETLQTLSTWRNNYDMVFRHLDQDGPLTIEDMKRLVMGTKADSRSRKGYCEALNRLARFSGIEVDLSPLKGDYSPESVVPRDLPSDEAIYSCYADIELPHWRWVYGMIATYGLRPHEVFHLELDEFMGGGEIVEVGRDTKTGQRYCWPLYPEWIDDFGLRDIRLPPIKLDRDNQALGGAIKQAFRQQYGLPFKPYDLRHCWARRASEFRIEVASAAYMMGHSVQVHMKTYHRWFGRGHYQLAYEALTRHPDRPQPPSKRE